The Cynocephalus volans isolate mCynVol1 chromosome 12, mCynVol1.pri, whole genome shotgun sequence sequence CAGCATCTTAGAGAGAAAAGAAGCTTCTAGCAAGCAGCCCCACCCTATGCTTCACAGatgaataataatagctaacatgtagatacaactatatgccaggcaatggtttaaacatttgatatatttgctcatttaatccttccaaaaGCTTATGAATTGGTATTTTTAGTGTCTTATAgattttataggtaaggaaactgagtcagggAGATGTTAAATCACTTGTTCAAGGGTCACATTGCCAGTAAATGGAGGAGCAGTGTTTTGAATACAGGAGCCTGCTTCggggtttctgtttctcaccaCCAGGCTAAACCAAGGCCCACAGGGGGCAAGAGACCTGCCCATGGTCCTGCGGTTGGGCACAGAACCTGGCTTGGGATCAGGTGTGAGACCCCAGTCTGGGAACGGGTGTTCCCAGGCCTCCCGGCCTCTCACAGGGCTTCTTATTGCACCTCCTTGTGTTCCCGCTTCTGGCTCCATTGCTCCTTTCTCCACATAGGGGTTGTTGACCTGGGAGCCTGGGCACACTAGGCCCTGAGTAAGCAGAAGGGGGATCTTGGGGCATCACTGTGGGGATGCAGTGCTTGGgtctggaaggaagaaaagggctGGTGGTGGGGATGGCAGGGTGGGAAGAGGCAGATGCCTGGGGCACAGggtgctcagtgaatatttgcttatttgttgaatgattggcTAAATGGATGCATTTGGAGTTGGGGGCTGGGCAAGGGTGGGagtgctgggggagggagggtccAAGAGCTGGGTTTGAAGGCCTCGCGCTGActctccccactgcccccagACGCCACTCACCAATAGCGAGGAGTCCCTGGACTTCAGCATGAACCTGGAGCAGGTACATGCCCTGGAGGGGGAGTGGGCAGGGCAGCACCATGCAGGCAGGGTTCAGGGCTGAGCTGGCtgcacccttcctccctccaagGCCTCCTCAGAGCGGGTGCTTAGGGCTGGGAAGCAGCTACATCAACATCTCCTGGCCACCTGCCCAAACCTCATCCATGACCGGAAGTACCATCTCAGGCTCTATCGGTGAGTgaggccctgcctgcctccccaccccgccACCGTTTCCCTTCCATTCCCATTCAGTGCTAGGCAACTGGGCCTAGCCCTGCCTCTGGCAGAAGTGAGCCTGGGCCTAGGCAGGTGCCTTTCTGATGGAAAGTTCCTCCCTGGCCCCTCCACTCTCCTTCCTTGCACTGTCCctctccttccctgtcccctctACTTCCTACAGGCAGTGCTGCTCTGGCCGGGAGCTGGTGGATGCGATCCTGGCCCTGGGGCTTGGGGTCCATTCCCGGAGCCAGGCTGTGGGAATCTGCCAAGTGCTGCTGGATGAAGGTGTCCTCTGCCATGGTGAGCCCGAGCCCAGGGTGGGGCTCTAGGACGGGGCCAGGACGGGGCAGTCCTGGGGAGCAGCCACCAATGGAGGCTGCTGAGTGGGGTGGCATTGCAGTGAGGGCCTCATACCCACATGCCCCAATTTCTTCTCCTCCCCCATGCTTGGGCCTCGGCCCCCAGTGAAACATGACTGGACCTTCCAGGACCGAGACGCCCAATTCTACCGGTTCCTTGGGCCAGAGTCAGAGCCCATGGGAGCTCATGAGGTGGAGGAGGAGTTGGCGGAGGCCATGGCTCTGCTCTCCCAGCGGGGGCCCGATGCCCTGCTCACTGTGGCGCTTCGAAAGCCGTGAGTCGGGAGCCCTGCACCCCACAGCCCAGGCCCCGCACGGCATTCACATTCCACAGCTTCTCAGATTCATCTCTGAGGGGTCCCTCTCTTGTTGCTGAGGGAAGGGCACCTGGCTGTCCCAGAAGACCTGAGCTCTGACCTGCATTTTGCCTGgactcaccatgtgatcttgagCCACTCCCCCCCACCCGCACCCCACCACtgagtctctttctttctctgtacaTCAGGGTGTTGGGCTAGAGGGTCTCTGAGGAGCCTGCCTGCTCTGAGATGCAGTTGTTGCTGAGAGAGGGTGGTTCTGGAATCTAGAGGCAGGTCTGGGTTCAGATTCCAGCTCAAACAGctaccagctgggtgaccttggcctCTGCATGCCAGCTTCCTCTTCTGTCAAGAGAGGATAACAAGCCCACGACAGAGGGCTGTTTTGAGGGAGGAATGAAGTAATGCGTTTGAAGTGCtttgcacagtgtctggcacatggtgcACACCCAGTGAAGTTTTGCCTGTTAGTGACAGCGATCACAGCTGAGTGCGTCTGGCCCAGGCCTCTGCTGGGTAGGTGGGGTAGCTCCCCTGTCTGGTCCCAGCCCCCTGTGGTTCATTGTGTGCATCCCCTCACTCCTGTGCCCACAGCCCAGGGCAGCGCACAGACGAGGAGCTGGACCTCATCTTCGAGGAGCTGCTGCACGTCAAGGCTGTGGCCCACCTCTCTAACTCGGTCAGTCCTGCCGCCCAACCCTGCCCCTTCCCTGGGAATCtcctcttcctgtaacttccctGAAGCTCCAACTGCTGGGCCAGAAGGCAGTTCTTCCCTTCCGTCTGTGGCTTGAAACCATCAGTCTGATTTCTTGCCCTGGCACCCCTGTCTGAAAATCCATCTGCCTCACTTAGCCCATTTCCTCCACTTAGCTTTGTGTCCTGCTGAGTCCCAGGAACACCTGACCTGGCCATGTCTCTGTCTCCTAGCATGTGTGTTTACAGACCTAACCTCCTCGCCCCTAACCTGGCCCCTCTTCACCTGAACTTGCCGCCTCTGACCTCCTCTCCCCACCCGACAGGTGAAGCGGGAATTAGCGGCGGTTCTGCTCTTTGAACCACACAGCAAGGCGGGGACCGTGTGTAAGTCGGGCAGGGGACCAGAAACTGGGCACAGGGGCCTGGACATTGGCAGAGGCCACAGAGAAGGAGTGGTGGGTGACAGGAGGGGCTGTGTCTGATCTGTGCTTCTCTCAGTGTTCAGCCAGGGGGACAAGGGCACCTCGTGGTACATTATCTGGAAGGGATCTGTCAACGTGGTTACCCATGGCAAGGTGagccctctgccctcctgccccagccccctgGTCTGTATCCTCATGGGCAGTGCTTTTGCCAGCCCCAAGGCTGCTGATCCACCGCATCTCCTGTCTGGGTTGTTTTCTCTGCCTGGGTCTGtcctggcaggggctgggggtaggggtgTGGGATGGAGGGGCTGGGCCATAACTGAGGTCCGGCTGCAGGGGCTGGTGACCACACTGCACGAGGGAGATGACTTTGGGCAGCTGGCTCTGGTGAATGATGCACCACGGGCAGCCACCATCGTACTGCGAGAAGACAACTGTCATTTCCTGCGTGTGGACAAGCAGGACTTCAATCGCATCATCAAGGTGCCaccactgggggtggggagggcaggggacatGGGCCCAGAGAAATTGTGTGGGGCAAGGAGAGGCCCCAGAGAGAGCCTATAAGGGGCAGGGCAAGGTAGGAGGTGGAGGTGCTTGGATCTTATGGCTGGGAGTGGGGACCACGGCCCATAGCATGCTGAGGGGCTCAGCGAGACAAGGTATCTCAGGCTTGCGGTGGGGAGACACGGGGTGGTGGGTTGCAGAGGGGCGGGGACCAGAGTGCCGGGGGGAGGCAGTTCCGTGGGGAGTGGACTCCATGGAGGGAAGGGTGGAGAAGGGGCTCCAGCTGGGTGATGGGCAGCTGGGGGTTgtggaaaggggtgggggtgggagaagggctGAGGGTCCTGTGGAGACCTGAGGGGCTCAGGGTCTGGaaaggaggagctggggagagggtcTGTAGCAGGAGTCATGGTTGTGTTGAGCACTGACGTGCTTGCTCTCCAGGATGTGGAAGCAAAGACCATGAGGCTGGAAGAACATGGCAAAGTGGTGTTGGTGCTGGAGAGAGCCTCTCGGGGTGCTGGCCCTTCttgtcccccagccccaggcaggaaCCGGTAACAGCCACCATGCTCCCTCTCCACACCTCTCCTCCTTTTTCCTGTCTTACTCCCTGCCTCTGTGTCATATCCCTGCCTTCCGGCCACCTGGGTGGAGAATCATCGAGGGACTAGGATACACCCCCCGAAtcagcctccccccaccccaaggtGGGACAGGGCTGGCAAATCGGGAAGCATGATACGATCGATTGGTGATGTCTGCCCgggctgtgggaggggggagaggtgCAAAAGTGTGATAGACCAGCCATTTCTCCTAGGTATACGGTGATGTCTGGCACCCCAGAGAAGATCCTAGAACTTCTGCTGGAGGCCATGCGGCCGGATTCCAGTGCTCATGACCCAACAGGTAGGGCAGGAGACACCCTGCCTGCTCTCTGACTCATGGGGTGGTCAGCACAGCCTGGGAGAGGGCCAGCACCCGACATCTGACCTCACCAGGTGCTGGATTGGTCCCTGCAGCCAGTTGGCAGGAAGTCTTCTTACCCGTGCTCTTGGCTTGGGTGGGGGGCACTGTCAAGGGGGCTGGGCATTTGGGGAAGGAGTGCTCCAGCTGTGCATATACATGTGCTCAGTGGACTTGATTGGCCTCTGAAGCCTCCTCCCATCCCTCCACCCTACCCTACAGAGACATTCCTCAGTGACTTCCTCCTGACCCACAGCGTCTTCATGCCCAGCGCCCAGCTCTGCGCTGCCCTCCTGCACCAATATCCTTCCAGCCCAGGGTGATGTTGTGTGGAGGGATGGGCTGGTGTGTGCGGTTGAGAGAGAGAACCCCTCATAAGTGTGGCCGTGTGGCACCCTCTGAGGTGCCAGGTCCTGTGCGGGACCCTCAGTGGGCCCTGGGCATCTTGTGCCTCCTTTGCCTAAGGTGTGGGGGTGAAGCCAGCTGAGTCCTGTGGTTCCCTTGACCGGAGCCCACCTTCCATGCGGAGCCTGCAGGAGGCAGGGAGCAGGAGCGCAGCACCTATATCTGCAACAAGAGGCAGCAGATCCTGCGGCTGGTCAGCCAGTGGGTGGCCCTGTACGGCCCCATGCTCCACACTGACCCTGTGGCCACCAGCTTCCTCCAGGTACCTGGGAGTGAAGCAGGGTGGACTGGGCTGCCTGGGGTGGATGCAGCTGCAGCCAACTCAGCGAATTGAATCTTGGCTCCTTGTAGAAACTCTCAGACCTGGTGAGCAGGGACTCCCGACTTAGCAACCTGCTAAGGGAGCAGTGGCCAGAGAGGCGGCGCCACCACAGGTGATGCTTTGACTCTAAGTTAATTTGTCATGTGTGTGACCGGCAGTGCGGCAGGTCCGAGAGCACACACTGGTCAAGCACCTGGCTCTAGATCCATCAGTTGCTGTTGTCAATCCCTTTGCTATCCACCCTCACGTTGTCACGCGCCCGTCCATTCTCACACGTCATGCAATCAGTTATTTACTCATCTTCAGACACTGAACACACCTGCTGCTCTCACTTCCTCCATCTGGCACACGTTTGTCATGGAATACCTTCAGTGCCAGTTCCTGCCAGCCCAGCCCAATAAATCTCCTAGCGTTTACCTTCCCTTCCCAGACATTCCCTGAAGCAGCACCCGATCTGAAACCCTGGGTCTGTATCTCCCTTTAACTGTTTCCCTCCCTTGCCAGCCTTGGAAAATCCCAGAAACCACGGTCCAGGTTTCAAGCCCATTTTTGCCCCTTTCTATGTAATACTCACCAAGTTGGATTGACCTCTGAGCCGCTGGCGAGGGCGGGCTGGAATCCAGAGCCCCGGACCTCCCTGCTCCTAACCCTGCGTTTCCCGCCCCCAGGGATGCCTGGCCCGCTCACCTCCCTTGTCTCTTGCTCCACAGGTTGGAAAATGGCTGTGGGAATGCATCTCCTCAGATGAAGGTGTCTGCCCCGAGAGTCACCTCTGCCCGCCTGGCTTCTTCCCTCTGCCCTCTTCCAGCCCTTCCCTGAGGGACCCTGTGTGGGGAGGGTCCCCTCCCACAGACACACCTCTGGGTCTGTCAGGGGCATTCAGGGGTCCTTGCTGTGTGTGGCGCTCGCTCCGGGCCAGCCCCTGCAGGGGAGACATGGGTGgcacccttcctcccccaccccaagggGCTTTACTCCTGCAGGAGGTAATTTGTGCTCACAGGTAGAGCTGGGGAGGTGAGGAATGATGGCTGAGTCAGCCTCTGAGGCCCGAGGGGGGCCTGGTGGCCAGTGCTGCCCCCTCCCTGGGGAGTCAGAGGTGGCCTACGCCATTCCTGACTAGGGCCCACAGAGAGCAAGGGGGGACGAGAAGATGTGCATGGGGCCAGATTGGGTTGAGGAATGGGGGGAGAAAGGGCTGGAAAGGTCATTGGGTTGGTTGTGGGAGTGCCACCTTGGGAATAAGGTCCAAATGCCTCCCCTTGGCTGCCGGCTCTCGTACCCAGCCACCTACTCACCTCACGCCATCCCACCCTCCTGCTTGTTGGAGACTCACTGGCTCCTTCTCTCCTACAGACCAAGCTTcttctcacctcagggcctttgcacttgtccTCAGCCTGGAACTTGCTTTCTCTGGCTCTTTGCCTGACTGGATCCTTCTTCTGATCTCAGCCAAGTTGTTGTCCCTGAGAGGCCCCTTATCTTTCTTCCCTGCTGTTTCCCACTCAGGGTGTCCTCTGATATTCTGCAAAGCACTCAGTGGTGGAATGTTCTTTCGTTGTTGTCGACTTGTTTACTATCTGTTAGTATTTCATATTGCACTAGAATATCGGCTTCACTCGGGGGCCTCTCCATCTCTTTCCCCTGTATTCATGCTGCCGGCACATGGCTGACGGCAGGAACCAGGCCGAACTGCCCTTgcgtgctgggcactgtgctgggtgccgACGGTGCGGCGGTGGGCTGGGAGAGCCATGCTGGGCTGGGGGGCTCACAGCCAAGTGAGGGGCAAAGCTGTTAAGCAGCTCTGTGATATACAGTGACAGAGATGGGGTCTCTGAAAGCAGAGAAGGGGAACTGCTCATCAGGCTTGCAGGTTCAGGAAAAGAGTCCCCAAGGAAGTGACTGCTGGAGCTGAGAGCTGCAGGGGCCGAGGGGCAGGAAGAAGAGGGCTCTGGGCAGGCCAGCTGTAAAGGGAAGGGAGCCCTGGAGGAGGCAGAGTGAGAGAGCAGGACACCAGAGAAGGccagggaggtgggcaggggccacTGGGCCATGGCAAGGGGTTTGGTCTTTGTCCTAAGAGCCATGCAAACCATTGAAGGGGTCTGAGCCGAGGAGCGACAAAATCTGATTGTGTTTTGAAGAGATCAGCTAAAGAACCTGGGCTTTGTCCAGCAGACAATGATGGCCATTGAAGCCGAATCAGGAAGCTTAATCTGGTTCTGGCCAGGCAGATTGGAGGAGGAGGACGGAGGCTCCCGACGGGtgagggtggaggaggagagtCGGGCCATTGTAGTGGATGCCGAGCGAGGCCTCCTGGGCAGGTGGAGCTGGAGTTAGCTTGGGCTGGGGAGAAAGGGGCACCAGGAGACCCATTTCAAAGAAGAGTCCCCAGATCAGGGTTACGAGCTATGGGGACATGGGGAGGAGTCAGGAGCCCGGGAGAATCACAGGGGAAAGAGTGGTCTGGGAGGCAGGACATGGGGATTGGTGGGTGTGTTGAGCGTGGGGCAAAGGATCACAGATGTGGAAGGCCCCAGGGGGTGTGTGAGACCAGGGCTTGGCTGACACAGATGCAAGTGGCACACAAGGCTGCAAGGAACTCTGAGGAGGGCTCTGTGATTTGGAAATCTAGGGACAAACGATAGACTGAGGACTGAGGTCTGAACCTTGAGGATCTGCCACATGCAGAGCTGGAAGGAGGCAGAGAGCACCTGAGTTGGAAGGAAGAGCCAGGGGTGGGAAGAGGATCCTGCTTTAGGAGGTCTTTGCCTAGCAGGGGCTGCCCCGTCAGCAAAGGTTTGGCAGTGGTTTTGGCCCACTGAGTCCCTGCTGTGAGGTGTGACAGGGCAGCTGACACAGTAGTGTTTGTGGATAAAagcacagagggagggaggagcaggtcaggattccagctctgccacttggcAGCTGTGTGGTCTTCGGTGTGTTATTTAACTTCTCCGAGCCTCATTTATggcatccataaaatggggatgatagaaATGCTTTTGTCAgagggctattgtgaatatttagGTGCTTAGAACAGCCCCTGGCTTGTAGCAAATGGTAgttaaaggaaggaaaggaagagaaaactagGGTCAACAGCTGAGGTGTTTTCATAATACATAGCTGTGGACCTATTTGACAGAGAGGGAAGAACATATGTGGAGGGGCACAGACTTGCCCCACCCTTGGGCCTGTTCCATCTCTTCTGGAGCCTTGGTCCCAGGCACCTTACCTGGGCTGAGGTTAATGTGGCAAGCAGAGCACTCTGGTGGTGTGAGGGTTGTGAGGGTCTCCTGCTCCTTGTGACAAAGACCCCCTCACTGTCCCTTCCCTCTGTGTCCTCCTCTTGTGTCCTCCAAGCCTTACTTTTTCTCCCTCACAGGCCTGGAACGTGCCTGTTTGGCTCCCTGGCCAGGACGAGCTCCTCCACAGCAGCAATTGTGCCATCCGTGCTGGGGACAAAGGTTGGTGGTCCAAGCCAGCCAggctctctgctgtctctgcctctcttgtCCTGTTGTCGTTACCCTTGACCTCATTGTGCCTGGGCTGAGGGTGGCCTGCTGCACTCCTGGGGTCTCTGTCCTAGGCTACCAGGCAGCTCTGCCTCCTGTGCCCTCTCCTGCTCTGCCGAGCTGGTCCGCCAGGCTTCTCCTTGTCGCACCCCCTACCCTGCCTCTTGGGGATTTCTCCCATTACTGCTCATGCTGCCCTTGCCCTGCTGGGGTAGGGAGATGAGGCGGCCCTGCCCACAGCTTGGCTTGGTCCTTCCCTCCAGTCCCCTATGACATCTACCGGCCGGACCACTCTGTGCTGACCCTGCAGCTGCCTGTAACAGCCTCAGTGAGAGAGGTGATGGCGGCATTGGCCCAGGAGGACGGGTGGACCAAGGGGCAGGTGCTGGTGAAGGTCAACTCTGCAGGAGGTGAGTTGTGCCTCCGAATAGACCCCCGGGGAGGTGCCCCCTCCCATGCCCAGATCTCCTGAATTAAGATTATCCTTATCAATGTTTACCATCTTTATCATCTTGATCAATGTTAATGGTTAGCATGTTAGCATTTATGGGAGGTTTATTTTatctattctaagtgctttacatgtagtGCATAAGAGTGTGGACTCTGGAGCCTGCTGCCTGCCTTTGATACCAGCCTTTTAGCTCATTATCTGTGTGTCCTCGGGCAGGGTAGttaatctctctgtgctctgTTTCATCAACTGTAAAATGGCGATAATGAGAGTACTTGTATCCTAGAagaattgtgaggattaaatgagttaatctaTTAAAGTGTTTAgaatggtgtctggcacatagtaattatTAAGTATTAGctgatactattattattatcatttttgtatATTCACTTAATCCTAataacaatcctatgagatagATACTTTTATCCTATTTTCAGACAGGGAAACTAAAGTTCAAGGGGAGTAAGCAATTTCCCCTAGCTCACAGGGTAAGAAAAGGTAGCAGCCTTGGAATATAGGTAgtcttcattcatttagtcattcagcaaacatttttgaGGGTCAGCTATGGACCAGCAATGTGTTAGGAGTTAGAGGTACCATGGCAGATAAGATAGACCAGCTTGAGCATAGACTTTGGACTCGCAGACTCAcaatttactagctgtgtgatcctgaaCATGttgcttgacctctctgagcctttgtttcctcatctgtcaaatgagtaCTGTAATTGTATCTATCACGCAGGACTGCTATGGCTATTAAAGGAGATAATGCGTGTAAAGCTTTTAGCATGGGGCCTGCCATAAAGTCAGTACTCAGAATATGGCTGCATGAAGATCATTAAGACTTGCTTTCAGAGAACTTGGGACGTTGAAAACCACTGTTCTCTGTGAAAGACCCAGCCCAAGTCTGCCAACTGGAGCCCAGGCTAGAAAAGAATTAGGTGCATTCAGAGAATAAAGGCAAGAGGTGGAGGTGAGAAAAACCTTCTCCCTTCAGGAAGTGGGGAGAGACTGATGAGGTCACCTGTGCACTCTGTTCTGGGAAGCACTGCCCTCTGGTGGCCACCTGGTGAGTCGCAGTTGCCCAAAGCCCGTACATACAGCACTGATCTCCCAACTGCTTTGATCGACACCCACGTCAGCAATCAATATTTTATTGCACATCTCCCACtatgtgtatatttgtttctAAATCATACAATATATTCTATActaatgttatatatttataaagctgGGCACAAAATGGAAACGCAAAACTGATGTAAAAAATATAagtagaagaattaatattttttcctggaCGCGTGAATGGCCTTGTGTAGGTTACTTTGGAGGCCACTGGAATAGAAACTGGGGACTCAAACATGACTAAAAGCACAGTCCCAGTCCACAAGGAGCTGATGAATATCGACACCACGACTTAAGTGAGACATTTACCACTTTTCAAAGGGCTTTTTATGTGCATCACATACTTATAGACActgtttatataaattatttcatttgactTGTGAGTAACTCttaatgtttccattttacaaaggaggaaactgaggctcggggagGTTCAAACCCTGCCCAAGGTCTGCCTGTCTCATTAAGAGTCCCTTTCATCCTCCTTGGGTGTGCCACCCTGGGCAGTGTGGATGTGTGGGCACCTGCACCTGTGCCTTTACAACACCTGCCCGGGTCCCTAACCCCACTACTGGGAGAAGGGACCTCACAGCCTCCCAGACAAGGCCTCTACCCTGTCCTCCAGATGGCCGTGGGCCTTCTTCCATGCCCCCACCCAGCGCAGCCTCTGCTATCTTTGCAGATGCCATTGGCCTGCAGCCAGATGCCCGTGGTGTGGCCACATCCCTGGGGCTCAACGAGCGGCTCTTTGTTGTCAACCCACAGGAAGTGCACGAGCTGGTAGGGACCAGGCAGGGTGCCAGGGCCCAGGGAGGAACTCTGTTTTGGAGGTGACAGGGTGGGTTCTGGGTAAGGGtcacagggagaagagggaggagcctggctccagctcctgctgggtcttcaggggaaggaggaaggagtgggCCTCAGCTGACGGGGGATTCCAGAGATAGAGTGGGTAGTGCTGGTTGGGAGCTCCCAAGGAGAAAGTGGAAGAGCTGCCCTAGTTAGAGGTTACTCAGGGGACAGGAGCTCTCCAAGGAGGAGTCCCAGTACTGGGGTGCTGTCAGGAAGCTATGTCCCTGGGAAGCCCCTCCTTCAGCTGCCACAGCCCCTAGAGGCCTCTTAACTCCCTGCAGTACTCCTGCCCCCAACAGCCTTCTGCCTCAGCACAGAGTTTGTGCCCCAaaccctctccccccaccccgtgTCCTTCCCCTGGATTCCTCAGGCACCCCCCTGAGCACTCTCCCACCTGCAGACCCCACACCCTGAGCAGCTGGGGCCCACTGTGGGCTCTGCTGAGGGGCTGGACCTGGTGAGCGCCAAGGACCTGGCCAGCCAGCTGACGGACCATGACTGGAGCCTTTTCAACAGCATCCACCAGGTGTGGAGAAGGGCTGGGGGGCAGGCACAGGTTGCCCCACCGGGCACACATGGACCTCCCCTGCCGCCCCCCAGGTGGAGCTGATCCACTACGTGCTGGGTCCCCAGCATCTGCGCGATGTCACCACCGCCAACCTGGAGCGCTTCATGCACCGCTTCAATGAGCTGCAGTACTGGGTGGCCACGGAGCTGTGTCTGTGCCCTGTGCCTGGCCCCCGGGCCCAGCTGCTCAGGAAGTTCATCAAGCTGGCGGCCCAGTGAGTCCCTATTTGGTGGGCACGGTGCATGGCCAGAGTCCTGAGGCCACCTTTTTGTAACATCCCTCCCCCGCCAACCCCTGCTTTGATGTTGCCAAATCTGCACTCCTTTTCCCTGGGTCCCctggagcctctgcctccccacccAATCCAGGCTGGGTTCCTGCAGAGGCTGCGCTGGCCTGGGCCTGTCCTGGGTCCCAGGCCTGGCTGTTGTCTGGGTGCACTGTGGGTGTGGCCACTTCCCCTGAGGGCCTCTGGGTCTTCTGCTCACAGCCTCAAGGAGCAAAAGAATCTCAATTCCTTCTTTGCGGTCATGTTTGGCCTCAGCAACTCAGCCATCAGCCGCCTGGCCCACACCTGGGAGGTAGGTGGGATCTGGAGGGCTCCAAGGCTGCAGTaaggcctcagccccctcctgGGAGCCCTGGCCGGGGGGGGCCTCCAGTCCCAGAGTGGTGGCGGCTTGTCTGTCTTTTCTTCACAGCGGCTGCCTCATAAAATCCGGAAATTGTATTCGGCCCTCGAGAGACTGCTGGTGAGTATCGGGCTCAGCCCTCTAGACACCCTGGCTCTTGGCTTCCTGGCAGCCCCTCTGCCTGTCTCTGGTCACTTTCAGGGTTCCCAACGCTGGCCCAGGGCACAGTTCCCTCTGCCTGTGGGCTTGGGGAGCTGGTTGAGGAATGGGGTGTCTAGCATTGTGATGGGGGCTGCATAGCGGGTTATAACACTCAGCGTGTATATGTACCGGGGTGTTTGCTGTGAATATGAGATCCTAAGACAAGGACAGAGTGTATGAGGTGTATGGTTCTGGGGTCTGAGGTGCCAGGGGACATCAAGGGGATGCCGGACTCTAGCTGTACTGCCCGAGGAAGCTGAGGGCCTGGTACTAAACACCATGGTGAGCCAGGGCCTGCTGGTGCCTCTCAGGAGCCACTGAACAGATGAGGCCAGACTCGGACAACAGATGGTGAAAGAGTTGGGGGGCTGAACCCTCCACCTACAGGAACTTTGGGTGGTTTTGAAGGTTTGGACCATGTTCAGGAGAGAACAGGAACGGAGGTGCTTTGTTAACATAGTCTTGGGAGctcttgagaaa is a genomic window containing:
- the RAPGEF3 gene encoding rap guanine nucleotide exchange factor 3 is translated as MVLRRVHRSRSCSYQLLLEHRRPSRIQGLRWTPLTNSEESLDFSMNLEQASSERVLRAGKQLHQHLLATCPNLIHDRKYHLRLYRQCCSGRELVDAILALGLGVHSRSQAVGICQVLLDEGVLCHVKHDWTFQDRDAQFYRFLGPESEPMGAHEVEEELAEAMALLSQRGPDALLTVALRKPPGQRTDEELDLIFEELLHVKAVAHLSNSVKRELAAVLLFEPHSKAGTVLFSQGDKGTSWYIIWKGSVNVVTHGKGLVTTLHEGDDFGQLALVNDAPRAATIVLREDNCHFLRVDKQDFNRIIKDVEAKTMRLEEHGKVVLVLERASRGAGPSCPPAPGRNRYTVMSGTPEKILELLLEAMRPDSSAHDPTETFLSDFLLTHSVFMPSAQLCAALLHHFHAEPAGGREQERSTYICNKRQQILRLVSQWVALYGPMLHTDPVATSFLQKLSDLVSRDSRLSNLLREQWPERRRHHRLENGCGNASPQMKAWNVPVWLPGQDELLHSSNCAIRAGDKVPYDIYRPDHSVLTLQLPVTASVREVMAALAQEDGWTKGQVLVKVNSAGDAIGLQPDARGVATSLGLNERLFVVNPQEVHELTPHPEQLGPTVGSAEGLDLVSAKDLASQLTDHDWSLFNSIHQVELIHYVLGPQHLRDVTTANLERFMHRFNELQYWVATELCLCPVPGPRAQLLRKFIKLAAHLKEQKNLNSFFAVMFGLSNSAISRLAHTWERLPHKIRKLYSALERLLDPSWNHRVYRLALTKLSPPIIPFMPLLLKDMTFIHEGNHTLVENLINFEKMRMMARAVRMLHHCRSHSSVPLSPLRSRVSHLHEDSQVARTSTCSEQSLSTRSAANTWAYIQQLKVIDNQRELSRLSRELEP